From one Triticum urartu cultivar G1812 chromosome 3, Tu2.1, whole genome shotgun sequence genomic stretch:
- the LOC125544081 gene encoding F-box/FBD/LRR-repeat protein At1g13570-like isoform X2 — MDETLATVLSYLPPPSVSTTASPFSSSTASDDDDRINCLPDVLLRNIISRLPTKDAARTTILSSRWRSLWASTPLRLDDAGLVPTAVTAALNSHPGPVTSARLSSEHLAYQEPDVLDSWFASLAAKNVEELSVVNGSWPAECEWRPPPGLLGCASLRRLWLGLCQFPDISGLAPAFPSLQELGIVHCSMQDRELHAVLPRCPELERLAFVLTQDYPRYIHIWSESLQSLVVWRSMVREVHLDDAPNLERLLLEPIGGASTHVKIINAPRLKIFGYFDVGLHQLKIGPTVIKDGIGMKVKPNAMVRTLRTLALKVQFGDEKQVKLVPLLLRCFPCLETLYIKSSPSESPTNVDVDFWDQVGHTECVTSHIKKFVFEAARGEDTELAFVKFVMERAQILEMLAWWWRGKTCPMRGASKELATCHSVTPLVAKVGG; from the exons ATGGACGAAACCCTAGCCACCGTCCTCTCCTACCTCCCGCCTCCCTCGGTCTCCACCACCGCATCCCCGTTCTCCTCGTCCACTGCCTCTGATGACGATGACCGCATCAACTGCCTCCCGGACGTGCTCCTCCGCAACATCATCTCCCGCCTCCCCACCAAGGACGCGGCCCGCACCACCATCCTCTCCTCCCGCTGGCGCAGCCTCTGGGCTTCCACCCCACTCCGGCTCGACGACGCTGGACTCGTTCCTACCGCAGTCACCGCCGCGCTGAACTCCCACCCGGGCCCGGTCACTTCCGCCCGCCTCTCCTCCGAGCACCTCGCTTACCAGGAACCCGACGTCCTCGACTCCTGGTTCGCCTCCCTCGCAGCCAAGAACGTCGAGGAACTCTCCGTCGTCAACGGATCCTGGCCCGCTGAATGTGAGTGGCGTCCTCCCCCGGGCCTCCTTGGATGCGCGTCCCTCCGCCGCCTCTGGCTCGGGCTCTGCCAGTTCCCGGACATTTCCGGCCTCGCTCCGGCCTTCCCCAGCCTGCAAGAGCTCGGGATTGTCCATTGCTCCATGCAGGACCGCGAGCTCCACGCTGTGCTCCCGCGCTGCCCCGAGCTTGAGAGGCTCGCTTTCGTGCTGACACAGGACTACCCAAGGTACATCCACATCTGGTCAGAGAGCCTCCAGTCCCTGGTTGTGTGGAGGTCCATGGTCAGAGAGGTGCACCTTGACGATGCCCCCAACTTGGAGCGGTTGCTGTTGGAGCCGATTGGCGGTGCCTCTACTCACGTCAAGATTATTAATGCACCGAGGCTGAAAATTTTCGGGTACTTTGATGTTGGACTCCATCAGCTCAAGATCGGCCCCACTGTGATCAAG GATGGGATAGGGATGAAGGTGAAACCAAATGCGATGGTTCGGACCCTTAGGACATTGGCATTGAAGGTGCAGTTTGGAGACGAGAAGCAAGTCAAGCTGGTGCCCCTCTTGCTTAGATGCTTCCCATGCCTAGAAACCTTGTATATCAAG TCATCTCCTTCTGAATCACCAACCAATGTTGATGTGGATTTCTGGGATCAAGTAGGCCACACTGAATGTGTTACCTCACATATTAAGAAGTTTGTGTTCGAAGCTGCCCGAGGAGAGGATACCGAGCTGGCATTTGTCAAGTTTGTCATGGAAAGAGCCCAAATATTGGAG ATGCTAGCGTGGTGGTGGAGAGGCAAGACATGTCCCATGCGTGGAGCTTCGAAAGAGCTAGCAACATGTCACAGTGTGACCCCTTTGGTTGCTAAAGTTGGAG
- the LOC125544081 gene encoding F-box/LRR-repeat protein 13-like isoform X1, translated as MDETLATVLSYLPPPSVSTTASPFSSSTASDDDDRINCLPDVLLRNIISRLPTKDAARTTILSSRWRSLWASTPLRLDDAGLVPTAVTAALNSHPGPVTSARLSSEHLAYQEPDVLDSWFASLAAKNVEELSVVNGSWPAECEWRPPPGLLGCASLRRLWLGLCQFPDISGLAPAFPSLQELGIVHCSMQDRELHAVLPRCPELERLAFVLTQDYPRYIHIWSESLQSLVVWRSMVREVHLDDAPNLERLLLEPIGGASTHVKIINAPRLKIFGYFDVGLHQLKIGPTVIKDGIGMKVKPNAMVRTLRTLALKVQFGDEKQVKLVPLLLRCFPCLETLYIKSSPSESPTNVDVDFWDQVGHTECVTSHIKKFVFEAARGEDTELAFVKFVMERAQILEEMRVFVDDGCSRDVVLRRLSSEECVSADASVVVERQDMSHAWSFERASNMSQCDPFGC; from the exons ATGGACGAAACCCTAGCCACCGTCCTCTCCTACCTCCCGCCTCCCTCGGTCTCCACCACCGCATCCCCGTTCTCCTCGTCCACTGCCTCTGATGACGATGACCGCATCAACTGCCTCCCGGACGTGCTCCTCCGCAACATCATCTCCCGCCTCCCCACCAAGGACGCGGCCCGCACCACCATCCTCTCCTCCCGCTGGCGCAGCCTCTGGGCTTCCACCCCACTCCGGCTCGACGACGCTGGACTCGTTCCTACCGCAGTCACCGCCGCGCTGAACTCCCACCCGGGCCCGGTCACTTCCGCCCGCCTCTCCTCCGAGCACCTCGCTTACCAGGAACCCGACGTCCTCGACTCCTGGTTCGCCTCCCTCGCAGCCAAGAACGTCGAGGAACTCTCCGTCGTCAACGGATCCTGGCCCGCTGAATGTGAGTGGCGTCCTCCCCCGGGCCTCCTTGGATGCGCGTCCCTCCGCCGCCTCTGGCTCGGGCTCTGCCAGTTCCCGGACATTTCCGGCCTCGCTCCGGCCTTCCCCAGCCTGCAAGAGCTCGGGATTGTCCATTGCTCCATGCAGGACCGCGAGCTCCACGCTGTGCTCCCGCGCTGCCCCGAGCTTGAGAGGCTCGCTTTCGTGCTGACACAGGACTACCCAAGGTACATCCACATCTGGTCAGAGAGCCTCCAGTCCCTGGTTGTGTGGAGGTCCATGGTCAGAGAGGTGCACCTTGACGATGCCCCCAACTTGGAGCGGTTGCTGTTGGAGCCGATTGGCGGTGCCTCTACTCACGTCAAGATTATTAATGCACCGAGGCTGAAAATTTTCGGGTACTTTGATGTTGGACTCCATCAGCTCAAGATCGGCCCCACTGTGATCAAG GATGGGATAGGGATGAAGGTGAAACCAAATGCGATGGTTCGGACCCTTAGGACATTGGCATTGAAGGTGCAGTTTGGAGACGAGAAGCAAGTCAAGCTGGTGCCCCTCTTGCTTAGATGCTTCCCATGCCTAGAAACCTTGTATATCAAG TCATCTCCTTCTGAATCACCAACCAATGTTGATGTGGATTTCTGGGATCAAGTAGGCCACACTGAATGTGTTACCTCACATATTAAGAAGTTTGTGTTCGAAGCTGCCCGAGGAGAGGATACCGAGCTGGCATTTGTCAAGTTTGTCATGGAAAGAGCCCAAATATTGGAGGAGATGCGTGTTTTCGTGGATGATGGTTGCTCTAGAGATGTTGTGCTAAGGCGTTTATCTTCAGAAGAATGTGTGTCTGCAGATGCTAGCGTGGTGGTGGAGAGGCAAGACATGTCCCATGCGTGGAGCTTCGAAAGAGCTAGCAACATGTCACAGTGTGACCCCTTTGGTTGCTAA